Proteins encoded together in one Citromicrobium bathyomarinum window:
- a CDS encoding Crp/Fnr family transcriptional regulator, with product MNEPFLSRTANFCDACTVRNRAICGDLDNEEIIALNAIGQRRHLSAGENLLWEGDDAVVVANVVEGMLKLSTSTADGKEQILGLAFPADFIGRPFGQSTPYSVEALTDVLVCVFRRADFDRFAREHPKLEHKLLERTLAELDRTRKWMLLLGRMTAEQRVATFLLDLSTRFPVEEEVGTQPGAFALRLSRGQIADVLGLTIETVSREFTKLKKAGVVSLPNRREVAIEDREALEDLAS from the coding sequence CGATCTCGACAATGAAGAGATCATCGCGCTCAATGCGATCGGCCAGCGCCGCCATCTCAGCGCGGGTGAAAACCTGCTGTGGGAGGGGGATGATGCGGTCGTCGTCGCCAATGTCGTGGAAGGGATGCTGAAGCTTTCGACCAGCACCGCCGACGGCAAGGAGCAGATCCTCGGCCTCGCCTTTCCCGCCGATTTCATCGGTCGCCCGTTCGGCCAGTCGACCCCCTATTCGGTCGAGGCACTGACCGATGTGCTGGTCTGCGTGTTCCGCCGCGCCGATTTCGACCGCTTCGCGCGCGAACATCCCAAGCTTGAGCACAAGCTGCTGGAGCGCACGCTGGCCGAGCTGGACCGGACGCGCAAATGGATGCTGCTGCTCGGCCGGATGACGGCGGAACAGCGCGTGGCGACCTTCCTGCTCGACCTGTCGACCAGATTTCCGGTCGAGGAAGAGGTCGGCACGCAGCCGGGTGCCTTCGCCCTGCGGCTGAGCCGCGGGCAGATTGCGGACGTGCTGGGGCTGACGATCGAAACCGTCAGCCGGGAATTCACCAAGCTCAAGAAAGCCGGTGTCGTCTCGCTGCCCAACCGCCGCGAAGTCGCGATCGAAGACCGCGAAGCGCTGGAAGATCTGGCCAGCTAG